The Kluyveromyces lactis strain NRRL Y-1140 chromosome B complete sequence genome contains a region encoding:
- the CDC14 gene encoding phosphoprotein phosphatase CDC14 (uniprot|Q7Z8M5 Kluyveromyces lactis CDC14), with the protein MGKRLSMDNTIEFLKGRVYLGAYDYVPEDDDEVVYFTVENTLFYNRFHLDFGPMHIGHLYRYAVIFHEILNDPENFQKAVVFYSSTSTRQRANAACMLCCYMVLIQGWTPHQVLQPLAQVDPPFMPFRDAGYSNADFEITIQDIVYGIWRAKENGLIDLSNFQLETYEKYERVENGDLNALTPDFIAFASPQEEMRRHQALSSATKSHLNQPFRKVLDYFKENDVQLVVRLNSHLYNKKHFEDIGIQHLDMIFEDGTCPDLSIVQNFVGAAETIIKQGGKIAVHCKAGLGRTGCLIGAHLIYTYGFTANECIGFLRFMRPGMVVGPQQHWLYLNQNSFREWKYTMRLSQEPSDVIGGLYPLITVEEYKQQKRKKKVNYEAEYTQDDHTMTPPSVSKKTIGFQKNSHTAVPQQSPGQPRKGHGGNTIEDINKKENQVAAKITDNNSDIDDSMNTDNSMKTSPNDTRQVNNSSIEDTDALRQILPKNRRLASSNGKRTTSGVRKISSSKR; encoded by the coding sequence atGGGTAAGCGTCTTTCTATGGATAATACCATagaatttttgaaaggAAGGGTTTACCTTGGAGCGTATGACTATGTTCCAGaggatgacgatgaagTCGTGTATTTTACCGTTGAAAACACACTTTTCTATAATAGATTTCATCTTGATTTTGGACCCATGCATATCGGACACTTGTACCGTTACGCTGTAATATTTCATGAGATCTTGAATGATCCAGAGAATTTCCAGAAAGCGGTGGTTTTTTATTCGTCTACATCGACGAGACAACGCGCAAACGCTGCTTGTATGCTGTGTTGCTACATGGTATTGATCCAGGGTTGGACTCCTCATCAAGTTTTGCAGCCGTTGGCTCAAGTAGATCCTCCGTTTATGCCATTTAGAGATGCAGGTTATTCGAACGCcgattttgaaattacaaTTCAAGATATAGTATATGGTATCTGGAGAGCAAAAGAGAATGGATTGATTGATCTTTCGAATTTCCAATTAGAAACTTatgaaaaatatgaaagAGTAGAGAATGGTGATTTAAACGCATTGACTCCAGATTTCATTGCTTTTGCTTCGCCACAAGAGGAGATGCGCCGACACCAAGCATTATCTTCTGCGACTAAGTCCCACTTGAATCAACCCTTCCGTAAAGTGTTGGATTATTTTAAAGAGAACGATGTTCAATTGGTCGTTAGATTAAACTCCCATCTTTACAACAAGAAACATTTCGAAGATATCGGCATACAGCATCTGGATAtgatttttgaagatggaACTTGTCCCGATTTATCAATTGTGCAAAATTTCGTAGGGGCAGCAGAAACCATAATAAAGCAAGGCGGTAAAATCGCAGTCCATTGTAAGGCCGGGTTAGGAAGAACAGGATGTTTAATCGGTGCGCATTTGATATACACTTACGGATTCACTGCAAATGAATGCATTGGGTTCTTGAGATTTATGAGACCTGGTATGGTTGTTGGACCTCAACAGCATTGGTTGTATCTAAATCAAAATTCTTTTAGAGAATGGAAATATACCATGCGGTTATCACAGGAACCAAGCGATGTGATCGGAGGACTATACCCATTGATCACCGTGGAAGAGTATAAGCagcaaaagagaaagaagaaagtaAATTACGAAGCAGAATATACCCAAGATGATCATACAATGACTCCTCCGTCTgtatcaaagaaaacaatagGCTTTCAAAAGAACTCGCATACCGCAGTACCTCAACAATCTCCTGGTCAACCAAGAAAGGGACATGGAGGCAACACAATCGAAGACATCaacaagaaggaaaacCAGGTTGCCGCCAAGATTACCGATAATAACAGTGACATAGATGATTCCATGAATACTGATAATAGCATGAAAACGTCTCCAAATGACACAAGACAAGTTAACAACTCGTCTATAGAAGACACAGACGCATTGAGACAAATTCTGCCTAAAAACAGACGTCTGGCGTCATCAAACGGAAAAAGAACCACCAGTGGGGTCAGAAAGATATCGTCGAGTAAGAGATAG
- the APS2 gene encoding Aps2p (highly similar to uniprot|Q00381 Saccharomyces cerevisiae YJR058C APS2 Small subunit of the clathrin-associated adaptor complex AP-2 which is involved in protein sorting at the plasma membrane related to the sigma subunit of the mammalian plasma membrane clathrin-associated protein (AP-2) complex) — MPVQFILCLNKQGIVRLLRWFEKLDTSQYATHQEYIRQVFKVISQRDHRRQSNFIEFSKHTKLVYKGYAGLYFVMGVDKQDEELIYLSQIHLFVEVLDSFFGNVCELDILFNFYKTYLVMDEMFIAGEIQTTSKKELLERIGQLDRLN, encoded by the coding sequence ATGCCAGTGCAATTTATATTGTGTCTAAACAAACAAGGGATAGTGAGACTACTCAGATGGTTCGAGAAGCTAGATACTTCTCAGTACGCTACGCATCAAGAATACATCCGTCAAGTGTTCAAAGTAATATCGCAACGAGACCATAGACGTCAGagcaatttcattgaattcTCGAAGCATACGAAATTAGTGTACAAGGGATATGCTGGATTATATTTTGTCATGGGAGTAGATAAACaggatgaagaattgatatatttgtCACAAATACATCTTTTTGTAGAAGTTTTGGATTCCTTCTTTGGGAACGTATGTGAATTGGACATTCTATTCAACTTTTACAAGACGTATTTGGTAATGGATGAAATGTTCATTGCAGGGGAGATACAAACCACGTCGAAAAAAGAGTTATTGGAACGAATCGGTCAATTAGATAGGTTAAATTAG
- the PEX1 gene encoding AAA family ATPase peroxin 1 (similar to uniprot|P24004 Saccharomyces cerevisiae YKL197C PEX1 AAA-family ATPase peroxin required for peroxisome biogenesis contains two 230 amino acid ATP-binding AAA cassettes upregulated in anaerobiosis Pex1p and Pex6p interact via their N-terminal AAA-cassettes) gives MNGQELSFQGLRVVFSQELDSNLVRLPNKVCQLLDQSNIPIQEFGIRINSDAYVGWDGQSSKNFHGSDHILEMNAILAGEYRLQMGQLVDISVKRYGNDTFVNEVYVEPNTFQDWERIDANSAYFQDQILYQTRLVKQRAKLLCFMQNLVCKFTINSISPQDIEVGRLTNDTLVIVSPKVKEENFDNETLVINGSERVVKRTLLGEELIGFTIALKGPQHDYSLVSLVQNPIEGLKEKEGIDGVQPDEICCRVIQDSSLADDDVKVSELLRHVLKLSPTNGYKIKITYVKIPEVAFKVIIHPNSEVSAELEHYIEKLRLLKVLTNGLIVPGGHPFSLDFKNLGKGKKVPFGLVPNEKLIELGESKDLSFTAQKVLSKPAQIVGITEMYHEIINAVKSPLAMSNSFLIQGGAGMGKSIILENLRHDLINSGYHVNYINCDSIPDSTNLAKTKQYISELLHIAYWHAPSIILLDNADSLFSAIKTSEEQPSSSNFYSQPSTKLTQIMMNEAEQIMNKNPDCIKIVMTAKSSESLNKIFSQKQFIGDIWTLKPPTRYQRNDILNQLLQEKDIDLKSDLNIADISIETEGYSPADLRLVVDRFFYELLTSSDTSLTLTRELMESCLTGFTPASLRSVKLQKSTGVKWSDIGGLTNAKRLLLETLEWPTKYAPIFASSPLRLRSGILLYGYPGCGKTMLASAVAQQCGLNFISVKGPEILNKYIGASEQSVRDLFDRAQAAKPCILFFDEFDSIAPKRGHDSTGVTDRVVNQMLTQMDGAEGLDGVYVLAATSRPDLIDSALLRPGRLDKSVICDIPDVTEREDILRAVTLKMDTEDDLDLHEIAIRTEGFTGADLQGMSYNAYLKAVHRSLDAETQEDRQPSAMQEQQQQQQQQQQQQQQQQQLDYISLGDKPVTKETMDRITELLENATTLNGNSKSVQSVKPTISTHDMLDACQEAKPSISTHELQKLSHIYQKFIGDREGKMPSGEASQEVGGRTTLA, from the coding sequence ATGAACGGTCAGGAGCTAAGTTTCCAAGGATTGAGGGTGGTGTTTTCGCAGGAATTAGACTCAAATTTGGTGCGGCTTCCGAATAAAGTATGCCAATTACTTGATCAATCTAACATACCGATTCAAGAGTTTGGAATCAGGATCAATTCTGATGCTTATGTCGGTTGGGATGGTCAGAGTTCCAAAAATTTCCATGGGTCTGATCACATCTTAGAGATGAATGCTATTTTAGCTGGTGAGTATAGACTCCAGATGGGCCAATTGGTTGATATTTCGGTGAAAAGGTACGGGAATGACACCTTTGTTAATGAAGTATACGTTGAACCCAATACGTTTCAAGACTGGGAGAGAATTGATGCAAACTCAGCATATTTTCAGGATCAGATATTGTATCAAACAAGATTAGTGAAGCAAAGAGCGAAATTGTTATGTTTCATGCAAAACCTTGTATGCAAATTCACCATCAACAGCATTTCCCCACAGGACATAGAAGTTGGAAGATTGACAAACGATACACTGGTTATAGTTTCTCCCAAGGTTAAAGAGGAAAACTTTGACAATGAAACGCTAGTTATCAATGGCTCGGAACGTGTTGTAAAGAGGACCCTTCTGGGTGAAGAGTTAATTGGTTTCACAATAGCATTAAAGGGTCCTCAACATGATTATTCTTTGGTGAGTCTTGTCCAGAATCCCATTGAAGGCctgaaggaaaaagaaggaatcGATGGAGTGCAACCTGATGAGATATGTTGCAGAGTAATTCAAGACAGTTCTTTGGCCGACGATGACGTTAAAGTGAGTGAACTGTTGAGGCATGTTCTAAAATTATCTCCGACAAATGGTTACAAAATCAAGATAACTTATGTTAAGATTCCCGAAGTAGCGTTCAAAGTTATCATACATCCGAACTCTGAGGTTTCTGCGGAACTTGAACATTATATTGAGAAATTGAGACTCCTTAAAGTTTTGACCAATGGTCTCATCGTTCCTGGTGGGCATCCATTCTCCTTGGATTTTAAGAATTTGGGGAAGGGTAAAAAAGTACCGTTTGGCTTGGTTCCAAATGAGAAGCTCATTGAATTGGGAGAGTCCAAAGACCTATCGTTCACAGCTCAGAAAGTTCTAAGCAAACCGGCCCAAATTGTGGGGATTACTGAAATGTACCATGAGATTATCAACGCTGTTAAGAGTCCGTTAGCAATGTCCAATTCGTTCCTTATTCAGGGTGGAGCAGGGATGGGTAAGTCCATAATATTAGAAAATCTCAGACATGATCTAATAAATTCGGGGTATCATGTAAACTATATCAATTGTGATTCAATCCCAGACTCTACAAATCTAGCAAAAACTAAACAATACATCTCTGAACTATTGCACATTGCATACTGGCATGCGCCTTCCATTATCTTGTTAGATAATGCGGACTCGCTATTTTCTGCGATTAAGACATCAGAGGAACAACCTTCATCGAGCAACTTCTACTCACAGCCATCGACCAAGTTAACGCAAATCATGATGAATGAAGCTGAACAAATCATGAATAAGAACCCCGACTGCATTAAGATTGTCATGACTGCAAAATCATCAGAAAGTTTAAACAAAATTTTCTCTCAAAAGCAGTTCATTGGAGACATATGGACTTTGAAGCCACCTACCAGATACCAGAGAAACGACATTTTGAATCAACTGCTACAGGAAAAGGACATCGACTTAAAATCAGATTTGAACATTGCAGATATCTCAATAGAAACGGAGGGTTACTCGCCAGCTGATCTCAGGTTAGTAGTGGACAGGTTCTTCTATGAACTATTGACTTCAAGTGACACGTCGTTAACTTTGACCAGAGAGTTGATGGAATCATGCCTTACTGGATTTACACCAGCATCATTACGCTCAGTGAAATTACAAAAGAGTACAGGTGTGAAATGGTCTGATATTGGTGGACTCACCAACGCGAAAAGACTACTATTAGAGACTTTAGAATGGCCCACGAAATACGCACCGATTTTTGCCAGTTCCCCACTAAGGTTGAGGTCAGGTATACTGTTGTACGGGTACCCCGGCTGTGGTAAGACAATGTTGGCCAGTGCAGTGGCCCAACAGTGCGGGCTAAATTTCATCAGCGTCAAGGGTCCAGAAATCTTGAACAAGTACATCGGTGCATCAGAACAAAGCGTACGAGATCTTTTTGATAGAGCTCAGGCTGCGAAACCGTGTATCCTCTTTTTTGATGAGTTCGATTCCATTGCACCAAAGAGAGGTCACGACTCTACCGGGGTTACTGACCGTGTGGTGAACCAAATGTTGACCCAAATGGACGGTGCTGAGGGGCTCGATGGAGTGTACGTGCTAGCGGCCACTAGCAGACCGGACCTTATCGATTCTGCATTGCTAAGACCGGGCCGTCTAGACAAGAGTGTGATATGTGACATCCCAGATGTCACAGAAAGAGAGGATATATTACGCGCTGTAACGTTGAAGATGGACACGGAGGATGATTTGGATCTACATGAGATAGCAATAAGAACTGAAGGGTTCACCGGTGCTGATTTGCAAGGTATGAGTTACAATGCATATTTGAAAGCAGTACACAGGTCTTTAGACGCGGAAACACAAGAGGATCGCCAGCCTTCAGCCATGcaagaacaacaacaacaacaacaacaacaacaacaacaacaacaacaacaacaacaactaGACTACATCTCACTAGGCGATAAACCCGTTACCAAGGAAACTATGGACAGAATCACAGAACTACTCGAAAACGCTACGACGTTGAATGGCAATTCCAAATCGGTACAATCCGTGAAACCAACCATATCCACGCACGACATGCTCGACGCATGTCAAGAAGCGAAACCCAGCATTTCGACTCATGAATTACAAAAACTAAGCCATATATACCAGAAATTCATCGGAGATAGAGAGGGAAAGATGCCCTCAGGAGAAGCCTCCCAAGAGGTCGGAGGAAGAACTACATTGGCATAG
- the DAS2 gene encoding putative uridine kinase DAS2 (similar to uniprot|Q12084 Saccharomyces cerevisiae YDR020C), with protein sequence MLHRIVINIAGGHYAGALQTTKEIESKLLGIFKHDVRVIDLDERAIAPRQYSDKDYDFESIIHEIKNVSSKGDLVIILVCGCYSLFDSKLCDLSSLKVFVDSDGDKRLINLIQQKHVITGDDLESCISYYMDHLRPEMINYIDPSKTKADIIIPSANDALGTAIIVDGIVKVVEQYQGGGSNDTKKLFPQLDFNLERMELQKERYYELS encoded by the coding sequence ATGTTGCATCGTATAGTTATCAACATTGCTGGCGGTCATTATGCTGGTGCTTTGCAAACCACCAAAGAAATCGAATCCAAACTACTGGGAATATTCAAGCATGATGTTAGAGTAATTGATCTCGATGAACGTGCCATCGCACCGAGACAGTATTCAGACAAAGATTACGATTTCGAAAGTATTATAcatgaaattaaaaacGTAAGCTCAAAAGGGGATTTAGTGATAATTTTGGTATGCGGCTGTTACTCATTATTCGACTCGAAACTATGCGACttatcttctttgaaagtgttTGTGGATAGCGATGGCGATAAACGGTTGATCAATCTAATACAGCAAAAACATGTTATCACTGGGGATGATCTAGAATCCTGTATTTCTTATTACATGGACCATCTTCGTCCAGAAATGATAAATTATATAGATCCAAGCAAAACGAAAGCAGATATCATCATTCCTTCGGCAAATGATGCGTTGGGTACAGCAATAATTGTTGATGGTATAGTTAAGGTGGTGGAACAGTATCAAGGTGGCGGGTCCAATGATACAAAAAAGCTTTTCCCACAATTGGATTTCAATTTAGAAAGGATGGAActtcaaaaggaaagaTACTACGAATTGAGTTGA
- the CDC8 gene encoding bifunctional thymidylate/uridylate kinase (similar to uniprot|P00572 Saccharomyces cerevisiae YJR057W CDC8 Thymidylate and uridylate kinase functions in de novo biosynthesis of pyrimidine deoxyribonucleotides converts dTMP to dTDP and dUMP to dUTP essential for mitotic and meiotic DNA replication homologous to S. pombe Tmp1p), with the protein MVRGKLILIEGLDRTGKSTQCENVVNALGNDAVLIKFPDRTTKIGQLINQYLTDKDFELPAQSIHLLFSANRWELKEEIHSMLKAGKHVVLDRYVYSGVAYSAAKGIQGMDISWCFNPDKGLLKPDLTLFFSNSSNMRDREGFGEERYEKVEFQRQVRDTFFNVFDQIKDSNRIVIDVSDKSIDEVFSEIKPLIHDVINKELGECVYF; encoded by the coding sequence ATGGTACGAGGTAAATTGATCTTGATTGAGGGTCTGGATAGAACTGGCAAGTCTACCCAGTGTGAAAATGTGGTCAACGCATTAGGAAATGATGCCGTTTTGATTAAATTCCCAGATAGAACAACTAAGATTGGTCAGTTGATTAACCAATACCTTACAGATAAGGATTTCGAGCTTCCAGCTCAGTCGAtacatcttcttttctctgCTAATAGATGGGAGttaaaagaagagattCATTCCATGTTGAAGGCCGGGAAACACGTAGTGCTGGATAGATACGTATATTCCGGAGTTGCATATTCGGCAGCTAAAGGGATCCAGGGTATGGATATTTCTTGGTGCTTCAATCCCGATAAAGGATTGCTGAAACCTGATTTGactttattcttttcgaattcATCGAACATGCGGGATCGTGAGGGGTttggagaagaaagataCGAAAAGGTTGAGTTCCAGAGACAGGTACGTGAtactttcttcaacgtATTTGACCAAATAAAAGACTCAAATAGAATTGTTATCGATGTATCAGACAAATCGATTGACGAAGTATTCTCCGAGATTAAACCATTGATTCATGACGTTATAAATAAAGAACTAGGTGAATGTGTATACTTCTAA
- the PTK2 gene encoding protein kinase PTK2 (similar to uniprot|P47116 Saccharomyces cerevisiae YJR059W PTK2 Putative serine/threonine protein kinase involved in regulation of ion transport across plasma membrane enhances spermine uptake), giving the protein MTLSSSRSMIPDDIKSSTPSSEKVAMAKLLHKKETTPGAKAVTSSDGNGNGVPIRSSSVRSLRRSPIGDAPAAAGAGAGTTPSSSHSKNPLKKIFGRSKSHHVEQGKQLGSNPFLSGGELRPRMSPKLESKSRTRGASLLHKDREKDRDMNSNMHVIKSSSAIPSLASHNTNPFLNSANGRIPLESLDVHSRPPTVSQAYHSPSSASATPSSTSLGFYQTEGDAKGENILPLPLKNPNDFLPESMQQPSVMLTDNFAFADSGRKTLGEGGSSQVMTVHSIYRKKQVYALKRFKLFKDETPDHFYHRCITEFMIAKKVSNHVNIIKTFYIMKTPSVSNGPKRSWAFLMQQCVQDMFHYTTLSGWATKPLDEKWCCFKQIARGIRHMHSLGIAHRDIKLENVLVTDYGALKLTDFGISTYGIKDPEDPTSERIKIRGYCGSPPHVPPEVMILSEKKKKVIPVPKDKEEYDPFKMDTWALGILMFNLVCPFALFAEAHKDDSKYRHYIAFYEQFNKHSPHFRKPGVYRSGPGAEHPEFSKLGSVEASRVCLRLLDPDASTRYTIDDLFNDPWMAKIESCFEEYEEEPIKVPELRKATTDDDPIPHDIPSTGSSFNEENSGLSHSTNPFLESNLKSPKIKSKSMIFIAEEEANRRSASSSANGSPKFNASAEQSVAPTLPTLDEEKTKDVDDDEKGISSPSIGTQEHPIPVSAMEPGHILNSVAEGKEPEEEESRKPKELEEKLSSLSLNSMVPDDSTNTNGSNSILKSNSSASISRSSSVASRNSGSALANSATLAARKRKKQIVHHHNECGGKSIFSIK; this is encoded by the coding sequence ATGACGCTATCCAGTTCCAGGTCTATGATACCGGACGATATCAAGTCTTCTACACCTTCGTCGGAAAAAGTCGCTATGGCCAAGTTGTTGCATAAGAAGGAGACAACTCCTGGTGCCAAGGCAGTTACGTCATCTGACGGAAATGGGAATGGAGTTCCTATCCGTTCTTCATCTGTGCGATCCTTAAGAAGATCGCCAATTGGCGATGCTCCTGCTGCAGCAGGAGCAGGAGCAGGGACGACTCCGTCGTCCTCGCATTCAAAGAACcctttgaagaagatttttGGACGGTCCAAGTCCCATCATGTGGAACAGGGCAAACAGTTGGGGTCTAATCCGTTCTTATCGGGCGGGGAGTTGAGACCTCGGATGTCCCCCAAATTGGAGAGTAAGTCTCGTACTAGAGGGGCGTCTCTGTTGCATAAGGATAGGGAAAAGGATCGTGATATGAATTCGAATATGCACGTTATAAAGTCGTCTTCTGCTATTCCCAGTCTTGCGTCGCATAATACGAACCCTTTCCTGAATTCCGCTAACGGAAGGATACCTCTTGAATCCCTTGACGTGCACTCGCGTCCTCCAACGGTGTCACAGGCGTATCATTCGCCAAGTTCTGCGTCTGCGACGCCGTCTTCTACGTCGTTGGGTTTCTATCAGACCGAGGGTGATGCCAAAGGTGAAAACATTCTACCGTTGCCCTTGAAGAATCCGAACGACTTTTTGCCTGAATCCATGCAACAGCCTAGTGTAATGTTGACGGATAACTTTGCATTCGCTGATTCTGGTAGGAAAACGTTGGGTGAAGGTGGTTCCTCCCAGGTGATGACGGTTCATTCGATATATCGCAAGAAACAAGTTTACGCATTGAAAAGGTTCAAATTGTTTAAAGACGAGACGCCTGATCATTTCTACCACCGTTGTATCACGGAATTCATGATCGCCAAGAAAGTGAGTAACCATGTCAACATTATCAAGACTTTCTATATCATGAAGACCCCAAGTGTCTCCAATGGTCCAAAGAGAAGCTGGGCTTTCTTGATGCAGCAGTGCGTACAAGACATGTTCCATTATACGACGTTATCAGGGTGGGCTACAAAGCCGCTCGATGAGAAATGGTGTTGCTTCAAACAGATTGCAAGAGGTATCAGACATATGCATTCATTAGGTATCGCTCACAGAGATATTAAGTTGGAAAACGTCCTAGTGACAGACTACGGTGCCCTAAAATTAACGGATTTCGGTATCTCCACGTACGGTATCAAGGACCCTGAAGATCCTACcagtgaaagaattaagaTTAGAGGATATTGTGGTTCTCCACCACATGTGCCACCAGAAGTTATGATTCTaagtgaaaagaagaagaaggttaTACCGGTGCCCAAggataaagaagaatacgATCCGTTCAAGATGGATACTTGGGCCCTAGGTATATTGATGTTCAACCTTGTTTGTCCGTTTGCTTTGTTCGCCGAAGCACACAAGGATGATTCCAAATATAGACATTACATTGCATTTTACGAGCAATTCAACAAACATAGCCCACATTTTAGGAAACCTGGTGTTTATAGATCAGGCCCAGGTGCAGAACATCCGGAATTCAGCAAATTAGGAAGTGTAGAGGCAAGCAGAGTGTGTCTACGGTTATTGGATCCTGATGCTTCTACAAGATATACTATAGATGATCTGTTCAACGACCCTTGGATGGCTAAAATTGAATCATGTTTCGAAGaatatgaagaagaaccaatcAAGGTGCCGGAATTGAGAAAAGCTACTACAGACGATGATCCAATTCCACACGATATCCCATCTACTGGATCCTCTTTCAACGAAGAAAATTCAGGTTTATCACATTCTACCAACCCATTTTTGGAATCTAACTTGAAGAGCCCTAAGATCAAATCCAAGTCCATGATATTCAttgctgaagaagaggcCAACAGACGTAGTGCGTCAAGTTCCGCTAACGGATCTCCAAAATTCAATGCTTCTGCCGAACAATCAGTTGCTCCTACTTTACCCACTCTAGACGAGGAAAAGACGAAGGATGTTGACGATGACGAGAAGGGGATATCCTCTCCCAGTATTGGAACACAAGAACATCCAATTCCTGTAAGTGCAATGGAACCAGGACATATACTTAATTCAGTAGCAGAGGGGAAagaaccagaagaagaagaatctagAAAGCCTAAAGAGCTGGAAGAAAAACTCAGTTCGCTGT
- the ECO1 gene encoding Eco1p (similar to uniprot|P43605 Saccharomyces cerevisiae YFR027W ECO1 Acetyltransferase required for the establishment of sister chromatid cohesion during DNA replication but not for its maintenance during G2 and M phases also required for postreplicative double-strand break repair interacts with Chl1p): protein MSKYRSPKTKKSIQATLQFKSTPTLVKCPKCSITYSTNSPSDLVQHKRYHDLHLNGKRWSQSWGDIINRVEALKTEKQLKYSMVSEKDKKVMSFQLPSQTLYEEDEYIVMISPKKANEVKAALDLMSIVNEELNAPHDENAFWSEVDKSGKSQGKAFIYVKKNRAVGVITIEYIENTNRGKWMVLDTKAIVPNVVPDVKLGISRIWVCRNQRQHGIATRLLEVARKKSIYGCIVNKWELAWSQPSQSGSILAKSYNAAKHRSGKLLIPCYI from the coding sequence ATGTCCAAATATCGGTCACCAAAGACTAAAAAGTCTATTCAAGCCACGTTACAGTTTAAATCGACCCCAACTCTGGTAAAATGTCCGAAGTGTTCGATAACTTATAGCACTAATTCTCCTAGTGATCTGGTGCAGCACAAAAGATATCATGACTTACATTTAAATGGGAAAAGGTGGTCTCAGAGTTGGGGCGACATCATTAATAGAGTAGAGGCTCTTAAAACAGAGAAACAACTGAAATATTCAATGGTGTCTGAAAAGGATAAAAAAGTGATGTCCTTTCAACTCCCGTCCCAAACCTTatatgaagaagatgagtACATTGTCATGATTTCTCCAAAGAAAGCTAACGAAGTGAAGGCTGCACTCGACTTGATGTCAATTGTAAATGAAGAATTAAATGCACCTCATGATGAGAATGCTTTTTGGTCTGAGGTGGATAAGTCCGGCAAATCACAAGGTAAAGCGTTTATCTACGTAAAGAAGAATAGAGCTGTTGGAGTTATTACAATCGAGTACATCGAGAATACCAACCGAGGTAAATGGATGGTATTGGACACCAAAGCCATAGTACCGAATGTAGTACCGGACGTCAAACTGGGAATATCGAGAATATGGGTATGTAGAAATCAAAGGCAACATGGCATTGCTACAAGACTACTAGAGGTCGCaaggaagaaatcaatATACGGATGTATTGTCAATAAATGGGAACTGGCATGGTCACAACCAAGCCAAAGCGGTAGCATATTGGCTAAAAGCTATAATGCTGCAAAACATCGCTCAGGAAAACTTTTAATACCGTGTTACATATGA